The Macrococcoides canis genome has a window encoding:
- a CDS encoding S-ribosylhomocysteine lyase, with amino-acid sequence MTKKMNVESFNLDHTIVDAPFVRLAGIKEGIKGDVIHKYDIRFKQPNKEHMEMPALHSLEHLMAENIRNHTDKVVDISPMGCQTGFYVSLINHDDYEDVLSILEKTLNDVLAAEEVPACNEVQCGWAASHSLEGAKEIAQEMLSKKDSWNVIYQPGKEPQA; translated from the coding sequence ATGACTAAAAAAATGAACGTCGAAAGCTTTAACTTAGACCACACAATCGTCGATGCACCATTCGTGCGATTAGCTGGTATCAAAGAAGGCATCAAAGGTGATGTAATCCATAAATATGATATTCGCTTCAAACAACCGAATAAAGAACATATGGAGATGCCTGCACTACATTCATTAGAACATTTAATGGCTGAAAACATCCGTAATCATACAGATAAAGTCGTAGATATTTCACCGATGGGCTGTCAGACTGGTTTCTATGTTTCACTTATCAATCATGACGACTACGAAGACGTGTTATCAATTTTAGAAAAAACTTTAAATGATGTATTAGCGGCTGAGGAAGTCCCTGCTTGTAACGAAGTACAATGCGGATGGGCAGCAAGTCATTCATTAGAAGGCGCAAAAGAAATTGCCCAGGAAATGCTTTCGAAAAAAGATAGCTGGAATGTTATTTACCAACCTGGAAAAGAACCACAAGCTTAA
- a CDS encoding bifunctional cystathionine gamma-lyase/homocysteine desulfhydrase, with protein sequence MQKKTMMIHGGNTIDEYTGAVNPPIYQTSTYKQDGIGNMRQGYEYSRSANPTRTALESLIRDLESGDAGFAFGSGMAAVSSVIMLLNAGDHIVVGSDVYGGTYRVFTKVFERIGIKSTFVDTTDIEAVEAAITENTKMLYIETPTNPLLNVTDIRKMVEISKAHNLISVVDNTFMTPYFQNPLELGADIVLHSATKYIGGHSDVVAGLVVTRTPELSEAVGFIQNSVGGVLGPQDSFLLVRGIKTLAIRMEQTEQSTLKIIDFLQKQSVVTNIFHPALLGEADKKIHESQSTGYGGMISFDVGSKENAENLVKATKYFTLAESLGAVESLISVPSQMTHASIPRERRLELGITDGLVRISVGIEDSEDLIADLEQAFKQLN encoded by the coding sequence ATGCAAAAGAAAACAATGATGATTCATGGTGGAAACACTATAGATGAATATACTGGAGCGGTAAATCCTCCTATTTATCAAACAAGCACATACAAACAAGATGGTATCGGGAATATGCGTCAAGGCTACGAATACTCTCGTTCAGCAAATCCAACACGTACAGCATTAGAATCATTAATCAGAGACTTGGAATCTGGGGATGCTGGTTTTGCATTCGGATCAGGTATGGCTGCAGTATCTTCTGTAATCATGTTACTGAACGCTGGTGATCATATCGTTGTTGGTAGCGATGTCTATGGCGGCACTTATCGTGTGTTCACAAAAGTCTTCGAACGCATCGGTATCAAATCAACATTCGTAGATACAACGGATATTGAAGCGGTTGAAGCGGCTATCACTGAGAATACTAAGATGCTTTATATCGAAACACCTACAAACCCATTACTTAATGTAACAGATATTCGTAAGATGGTTGAAATCTCTAAAGCTCATAATTTAATTTCTGTTGTAGACAATACATTTATGACACCTTATTTCCAGAATCCACTTGAACTTGGTGCAGACATCGTGCTCCATTCAGCAACGAAATACATCGGCGGTCACAGTGATGTTGTAGCAGGTCTTGTAGTCACACGTACACCTGAGCTTTCTGAAGCAGTTGGTTTTATCCAGAACTCAGTAGGTGGTGTCCTTGGACCACAAGATAGCTTCTTACTTGTACGCGGTATCAAAACACTAGCCATCCGTATGGAACAAACAGAGCAGTCAACTTTAAAAATTATCGACTTCCTTCAAAAACAAAGTGTTGTAACAAACATCTTCCACCCTGCACTACTCGGTGAAGCAGATAAGAAAATACACGAATCACAAAGTACAGGTTATGGCGGAATGATATCATTTGATGTCGGATCTAAAGAAAATGCTGAAAACTTAGTGAAAGCAACAAAATATTTCACTCTAGCAGAATCATTAGGCGCAGTAGAAAGTTTAATTTCTGTACCTAGCCAGATGACTCACGCATCAATCCCTAGAGAACGCCGTCTAGAACTTGGAATTACTGACGGTTTAGTTAGAATCTCTGTGGGTATTGAAGATAGTGAAGACTTAATCGCAGACTTAGAACAAGCATTTAAACAATTAAACTAG